A window from Drosophila kikkawai strain 14028-0561.14 chromosome 2L, DkikHiC1v2, whole genome shotgun sequence encodes these proteins:
- the LOC108076843 gene encoding uncharacterized protein has translation MTSKRVTFDLMNLGFPVHTDPLEVERPSSQESFRGTFNPDVLLSDKLLRQRLDEEVKNIGSDFFLRDPSSSDDSDDSAFPETIYEQVRRLSFAKQRRLHYTEFATVELARRLVCEEFASETSSVKSEDIAFQPEEIGEECSPCWMNSLESFPYLQYERNTTLSPGSSESALREDPEPGFDPSHPCYRKLVGQLGSATTGTTTPGASKLLSKVSLADINTDLHESMERHTRVLDKGEKWDLQQSHPHQLTLSQQSSKSSRLHTNMQYDKSGKSSGNRSM, from the coding sequence ATGACCTCGAAAAGGGTAACATTCGACCTGATGAACCTGGGATTCCCAGTACACACGGACCCCCTCGAGGTGGAGCGCCCATCCAGCCAGGAGTCGTTTAGAGGAACTTTTAATCCCGATGTATTACTGTCCGATAAGTTGCTTAGACAGAGGCTGGACGAGGAAGTCAAGAACATAGGTTCAGATTTCTTTCTGAGGGATCCATCAAGTTCGGATGATTCGGATGACTCTGCCTTTCCGGAGACAATATATGAGCAGGTGCGCCGCTTGTCCTTCGCCAAGCAACGGAGATTGCATTACACTGAGTTCGCTACCGTGGAATTGGCCCGGCGGCTGGTCTGCGAGGAGTTTGCCTCGGAAACCAGCAGTGTGAAGAGCGAAGACATTGCCTTCCAGCCAGAGGAAATAGGGGAGGAATGTTCACCGTGCTGGATGAATTCGCTTGAATCCTTCCCATACTTGCAGTACGAGCGAAACACAACCTTGTCGCCGGGCTCCAGCGAAAGCGCTCTCAGGGAGGATCCAGAGCCCGGCTTCGATCCGAGCCATCCCTGCTACCGAAAGCTGGTAGGGCAATTAGGTTCGGCCACAACGGGAACCACTACTCCAGGAGCCTCTAAGCTGCTGTCGAAAGTGTCGTTGGCAGATATCAACACTGACTTGCATGAGTCAATGGAGAGGCATACCCGGGTCCTAGACAAGGGCGAGAAGTGGGATCTACAACAGTCACATCCACACCAGTTAACGTTGTCGCAGCAATCTTCGAAAAGTTCCCGTCTTCACACCAACATGCAATATGATAAATCGGGGAAATCGTCCGGAAATCGATCTATGTAG